The following coding sequences are from one Rhipicephalus microplus isolate Deutch F79 chromosome 3, USDA_Rmic, whole genome shotgun sequence window:
- the LOC119179877 gene encoding ubiquitin-conjugating enzyme E2 Z: MMLFPHIAPADRESQDKPKQISAPSPNFWDPISCEHEEPTPGCLFRVEQDIKEVERYRVPGIFISAEEHNVTKIHALILGPPGTPYEGGFFHFLIKCPADYPHSPPRVRLMTTDAGRVRFGPSFYENGKVCLGLLGTSSYGTTWSSSQCLGNVLYTIKSLMTNENPVTLGSGFGVLPTLGTWLNDKIRYNTTLQHETIRVAVCNAVEGCLRGRSACPRSLRDEILRYFPQFFGEYMTVVRNHLHLTGSYMNDSAEGGVPTYQFETLMAHLVALREDVELVNPMPYEKEQG, translated from the coding sequence ATGATGCTTTTTCCGCACATAGCGCCCGCCGACAGGGAATCGCAAGACAAGCCCAAACAGATTTCCGCCCCTTCTCCGAACTTCTGGGACCCGATCTCGTGCGAGCACGAAGAACCGACCCCCGGATGCCTGTTCAGGGTCGAACAGGACATCAAGGAGGTCGAGCGCTATCGCGTACCCGGTATCTTCATATCCGCCGAGGAACACAACGTCACCAAGATCCACGCGCTGATCCTGGGACCTCCAGGCACCCCGTACGAAGGCGGTTTCTTCCACTTTCTGATCAAGTGTCCGGCCGACTACCCCCACAGTCCTCCGAGAGTGCGCCTGATGACCACGGACGCCGGGCGCGTGCGGTTTGGACCGAGCTTCTACGAGAACGGCAAGGTGTGCCTGGGTCTCCTGGGAACAAGCTCTTACGGAACCACGTGGAGTTCTTCACAGTGCCTGGGGAACGTGCTGTACACCATCAAATCGCTGATGACTAATGAAAATCCCGTGACCCTGGGTTCCGGCTTCGGGGTCCTTCCGACGCTAGGAACGTGGCTGAACGACAAGATACGCTACAACACCACCCTGCAGCACGAGACCATCAGGGTCGCTGTGTGCAACGCGGTCGAGGGATGTCTGCGAGGAAGGTCGGCTTGCCCGCGATCCCTTAGAGACGAGATCTTGAGGTACTTCCCGCAGTTCTTCGGCGAGTACATGACGGTGGTCAGGAACCACCTGCACTTGACCGGATCCTACATGAACGACTCCGCCGAGGGAGGCGTCCCCACGTACCAGTTCGAAACGCTCATGGCACATCTCGTTGCTCTGCGGGAAGATGTCGAATTGGTGAACCCAATGCCATACGaaaaagaacaagggtga